The DNA window CGCACTTTACGCCCCGCAAGCAATACAACGACGACGAACTTCGCAAACGCCTCACGCACGAACAGTTCGAGGTTACCCGCCGCGCAGGCACCGAGACCGCCTATACCGGCAAGTATTGGGACAACCATGCCGACGGCACATACGCATGTATCGTATGCGGCACGCCATTGTTCGATTCGAACACGAAATTCGATTCCGGCACCGGATGGCCGAGTTTCTGGAAACCGATCTCCAAACAAGTCGTGCACGAACAGACCGACTACAAACTCGGCTACGCCCGCACCGAAGTGCTCTGCGCTACATGTGGCTCACACCTCGGCCACGTCTTCGACGACGGACCTAAACCAACGGGTCTGCGCTATTGCATGAACTCCGCAGCGCTGGATTTCAAACCACGATAGAAGATAGCTGCCCACCAACAGTCATTCTGAGCACGTTCGCTTCGCTCAGTGTAAACCCCGCGAAGAATCCCTTTCGCGGAGCCGCAGTATCTCCAAGCCAGTAGGACGGACTCTTAGTCCGTCCCCTTTCGGCGGATACGGACATTCGGTTCACCACCACCCCCGCCCACGAATGAATTCGTGGGCTATGCATGTGGCCGTCCTACCGGACTCAATGCGGCGAAGCCCCCCCCCGCCCGTCATTCTGAGCGCCAGCGAAGAATCCCTTTCGCAATAGCTGCAGACACCGAAGTACATAACCAACCAGCAGTGAGTCAGCTTTCAGCCGGCCCGCTCCGACTGAAGTCGGAGCTACTGCCGGGGATTAATTTCCAAATTATGGCATCTAATTCATCTGTTTCATAGAACAGAATGTAACACTCTCACCCAACCACCCCAACCCGTCCGCCGCAGTATATACTCTTCCTCTCGCAACGGAGGGGTGGGACGTTCACGGATACCCCAAATATCACCGGTAGTGAACTCTTTCCCTTGCTCGGGGTGTTATACGCGTCCCAAAATTGTAACGAATTAGAAGTAAGGAAAAGGATTTATGCCGCAACACAAAGGCGCCGTACGTCGCGTACGGTTATCGGAAAAGCGCCGTATTGCCAACAAGGGCAAGAAGGTAGACATGCGTAAGTTGCTCAAGAGCTTCGATCCCGCTTCGTCGACGGCGACGACGGACGTCAAGAAGATTCAGAGCACACTCGATCGCATGGCCCGCACCGGCGTGATCAAGAAGAACTTTGCCTCGAACAAGAAGGCAAAGCTCATGCGTGCGATCAAGAAAGCATCGGCGTAACTCTATTAGGTTTCAATGAGTTATGAGGCCTGTCCCCGTTGGGGATGGGCCTTTTCTATTTTGGTAACTGAGTTATGCCCAGTGGGGTCTGGCGATTGGACGGCCCATTCCTGACCCCTCAAATACCGTTGTTTCCCTATGCCTCAAGAGTCACACTATCCCACCACCGGATACATTCCGACTCGAAGCTCGTTACATTCTGAAGCAATGACCCTTCGTTCGTACGCGACCGTTTTCCTCCTGTTGTGCTCCTTCGCGCTTGGCGCCCGGGCGCAGCGGTCTGTAGTATTCGTCGCCCCGATTTCTGAACATGAGACCGAAGGGTTCGACCGCCCAGCACCGAGGCTGAAACATTTGACGCCTTCCATGCGCGCGCAATCGATCGAGCCCCACCCGGACTCGCCGACGGACTTTCCGAATATCAATGTCACCTTCTCGCTCCTTGCCGACCAGAACGAACCGTCGCTGGCGATCAACCCGACTGATCCGCGTAATATCGTCCTGAGCTGTAACGACTACCGAAGCGACACGTCATTGTGGTACTTCGTCTCGAACGATGGCGGCGTTCACTGGGATGGAGCACCGTTCTCTTCAAAATGGCCGGCGTCGGCGTCGGCGACAGACCCGGGTATTGCGTTCGACTATAGTGGTCGCGCGTTCGCTTCGTATGGCAGAGCGTCGGCGGGTTTCGTCCCTGCCCCTGCCTACC is part of the Bacteroidota bacterium genome and encodes:
- the rpsT gene encoding 30S ribosomal protein S20 — encoded protein: MPQHKGAVRRVRLSEKRRIANKGKKVDMRKLLKSFDPASSTATTDVKKIQSTLDRMARTGVIKKNFASNKKAKLMRAIKKASA
- the msrB gene encoding peptide-methionine (R)-S-oxide reductase MsrB, with protein sequence MKTNSLLSLFLLVLVATSSFACRRDGSTAVADTAHFTPRKQYNDDELRKRLTHEQFEVTRRAGTETAYTGKYWDNHADGTYACIVCGTPLFDSNTKFDSGTGWPSFWKPISKQVVHEQTDYKLGYARTEVLCATCGSHLGHVFDDGPKPTGLRYCMNSAALDFKPR